In Capsicum annuum cultivar UCD-10X-F1 chromosome 11, UCD10Xv1.1, whole genome shotgun sequence, one genomic interval encodes:
- the LOC107848396 gene encoding uncharacterized protein LOC107848396: MEKKHLSSIANNVLHTCAMRLGSSVDELVHEFEAGWEPKMEGYSRKLVEFCCSKGLTDVCSKLEETLVDGSFSRITFDMMLAWEMPSSADEERHSECVAKEKEDRKATCKMPREQDDILLFYSDVMPLLVDNEPSVGEDAFLWLGTLVHLVADIVNGRFSFEMLTASTENRLHYPAYDMFLKEIEKCVKHLQTQATPTGMEMADDEFILHVEGTASSQRVVRHIGGTSWPGRLTLTNYALYFEASGVISYKEAIKLDLSKDSEQSVKTAATGPWGAPLYDKAIIYESSELQGVVFEFPEMTSSTRRDHWLSLVKEIMLLHRFLRKFKVDSPLESWEMHARTILGIIRLHAAREMLRISPPVPKNFLIFDLLDELPKGDYVLKELAESLNKVDTKHPCSASSILRSLNVSQLFIPSVELKEIKKEINDNTVTSPVQVDNVSSLESAIDQSREEAKEIQIAKATVEELKDEGIGSNVQVLMGLLKPLKKLVPYVQEAFTWERPLSSTILVVTTMAVIYNEWVGKAIAALLLGIVATMIWARHRRIPDKVHRIVVYTGSDQTTMESIVSAQQGLRSVYHLIQTMNVIILKIWSVLVSKAPKHADMVMVALVVAAVILSVVPFKFILMALASYGFVAASKIGKSKQNEKGNRRLHEWWDSIPVVPVDIVDEIDPNT; this comes from the exons atgGAAAAGAAACATCTTTCTTCCATTGCCAACAATGTTCTTCATACATGTGCTAT GAGGTTGGGCAGCTCTGTGGATGAATTAGTCCATGAATTTGAGGCTGGATGGGAGCCTAAAATGGAGGGTTATTCGAGGAAGTTGGTGGAATTTTGCTGCTCGAAGGGCCTCACTGACGTATGCAGTAAGTTGGAGGAGACGTTAGTTGATGGTTCATTTAGCCGGATTACATTTGATATGATGCTAGCATGGGAAATGCCAAGTTCAGCTGATGAAGAGAGACATTCA GAATGCgtggcaaaagaaaaagaagataggaAAGCAACATGTAAAATGCCTCGAGAACAAGatgatattctgttgttctactcgGATGTCATGCCGCTCCTT GTTGACAATGAACCAAGTGTTGGAGAGGATGCATTCTTGTGGCTGGGGACTCTTGTACATTTAGTAGCTGACATTGTTAATGGACGATTTTCTTTCGAGATGCTGACAGCATCTACAGAAAATCGACTTCATTATCCTGCGTATGACATGTTCTTGAAAGAGATCGAAAA ATGTGTGAAGCATTTGCAAACACAAGCGACCCCGACAGGCATGGAAATGGCGGACGATGAGTTTATACTACATGTGGAAGGAACTGCAAGCTCGCAGAGAGTAGTGCGCCACATCGGAGGCACAAGTTGGCCTG GTAGGCTGACATTAACAAACTATGCCCTCTACTTCGAGGCATCTGGTGTTATTTCTTATAAAGAGGCTATTAAGCTCGATCTATCGAAAGATAGTGAACAGAGTGTCAAGACAGCTGCCACAGGTCCATGGGGTGCTCCTCTCTACGACAAAGCCATAATTTACGAATCATCTGAATT GCAAGGGGTCGTCTTTGAATTTCCAGAAATGACGAGCTCGACAAGACGCGACCACTGGCTTTCTCTTGTGAAGGAAATTATGCTATTGCATAGGTTTCTACGGAAGTTCAAAGTAGATTCACCACTGGAGTCGTGGGAAATGCACGCGAGGACAATACTTGGGATCATTCGGCTACATGCAGCCAGAGAAATGCTTAGGATATCACCTCCGGTTCCTAAGAACTTCCTAATTTTTGACTTGCTCGATGAGCTGCCGAAGGGAGATTACGTGCTTAAAGAGCTTGCTGAGAGTTTGAACAAAGTTGATACTAAACACCCGTGTAGTGCTAGCTCGATTTTGAGGAGTCTTAATGTCTCACAACTGTTTATTCCAAGTGTAgagttgaaagaaatcaaaaaagaaatcAACGACAACACCGTTACTTCGCCAGTACAAGTCGACAATGTTTCATCATTAGAAAGTGCTATTGATCAGTCGAGGGAGGAAGCTAAAGAAATTCAAATAGCTAAAGCTACGGTTGAGGAACTGAAAGACGAAGGAATTGGCAGTAACGTCCAGGTTCTTATG GGTCTGCTTAAACCACTAAAAAAGTTAGTCCCATATGTTCAAGAGGCGTTCACGTGGGAAAGGCCTTTGTCCAGTACCATTCTTGTGGTGACGACGATGGCTGTTATTTATAA TGAGTGGGTCGGCAAGGCAATAGCCGCGCTCTTATTGGGAATTGTCGCTACAATGATATGGGCTAGACACAGAAGGATACCGGATAAGGTCCACAGGATAGTCGTCTACACTGGATCCGATCAGACAACGATGGAAAGCATAGTATCGGCGCAACAAGGGCTGAGAAGCGTCTATCACCTGATCCAAACGATGAATGTAATTATACTGAAAATTTGGTCAGTATTGGTTTCGAAAGCTCCAAAG CATGCAGATATGGTAATGGTAGCATTGGTCGTCGCCGCGGTGATTTTATCAGTGGTTCCTTTTAAGTTTATTCTTATGGCGTTGGCTTCGTATGGGTTCGTAGCAGCATCAAAGATAGGGAAAAGCAAGCAAAATGAGAAAGGAAATAGGAGATTACATGAATGGTGGGACTCTATTCCAGTTGTTCCTGTAGATATTGTGGACGAAATCGACCCCAATACgtaa